In the Bacteroidota bacterium genome, ACAAATACTATCGGGATTGAAATTATTTACGGCGATAACCGGTGAAGTTTCTGTCAATCCATATCCCTCGAGAACGGGCAAACCTGCTGCCCAGTAAATTCTGCAGAGGCGCGGTTCCAGCGCTGCTCCGCCGGATATCATGGCGCGTACATTTCCACCAAGTGCTTCTCTCCATTTCGAAAAAATAAGTTTTGAGGCGATGGAAAGTTTCAACTTGTACCACCAGGAATTTCCGGGCTTGCGTACTTCAAATTTTTCCCCGAGTTGAACTGCCCAGAAAAATAATTTTCTTTTGATCCCTTTTTGTTCGAGTCCTTTTGCGGTGATGCGGTTGTAAACTTTCTGCAATAAATGAGGAACGCAGGAAAAAATATGCGGCTTGAGTTCCCTGATATTATCGCCGATCGTTTCAATGCTCTCTGCGTAATAGATGGCGGGACCACGATACAAATAGAGATACGTGAGCATGCGTTCGTAAATATGATTGAGCGGAAGAAAACTCAGCGCGCGGCACGTATGATCTACAGGAGGAAGATCGCATAGCGTAGTGAAATTGCTCACGAGATTATTATGCGAAAGCATTACACCTTTCGGGGTTCCGGTTGTGCCGGAAGTGTAAAGAATAGTAAGAAGTGAATCGGGATGCGTTTCGTTTTTTATAACGCTGATCACTTCTTCGCGCGGATTTTTTTTCCCGTTCTCAATAAGCAAACTGATATTTTCAGCGCCGCCATTTTGAATGGTAAAAATTTTTGGCGGCGATGCAAGTCCTTCACAGGCCAATTTTGCATTGGCGAAAACAATATTGTTGGAAACGAAAATAATTTTTGCGCCGGAATCCTGCAGAATGAATTTCAGATCGTTCCCGGAAATATTCGGATACACCGGAACAAGAACGGCGCCGGAATATTGTACTGCGAAGTCAATGACATTCCATTCGGGGCGATTGTTGGAAATGATAACGGCACGATCGCCTCGCTGCAAACCGGAATTGATCAATCCTGATGCAAGCTGGTGAGCGGTCTCTGTAAATTTTTTCATGGACCATTTCACCCACTGGCCATTCACTTTTCCGGCGAAGGCATCTTCTTTATCGCCAAAATTTTCCAGGTAATATTCCGGGAGATCGAGTACGCGGGTAACGCTCATAAATGGTGGTTTGCAGTAACTAAAATTAGGGATTTTATTGCTCTGTTGTTTACTGTTTTGCGTTATTGAGATTTGTTATTGGTCATTCAATGCACTGCAGGAAATTTTTAGCCCTGACAGCCGCGCTTTACCCCGCAGGGATGGGCGTTTCTCCGGATGTAACTTGCGAGGAGTAATAGCAATGGCAGGACAGGAGTGAATTTAATGCACTTCCACTGCCGCTTCAGAAAAAAATCATCCTGAAAAAGAAAAGTATTATCGACTGATAAAATTTATAATTTGGCGTGAATTAATTTTTCTTCCAATGACGATTGATCTCAGGAGTGATACGGTAACGCGCCCTACAAAAGGAATGCTTGATGCGATGTTTCATGCAAAAGTGGGTGACGATGTTTTCAATGAAGATCCTACGGTAAATACGCTCGAGGAAAAATGCGCGAAACTTTTCAGCCATGAAGCGGGATTATTTTGTCCGTCGGGAACGATGACGAACCAGGTGGCGATAAAGGTGCACACGCAACCTGGCGATGAAGTGCTGTGTGATGTGAGTGCGCACATTTACAATTTCGAAGGCGGAGGAATTTCTTTCAACTCGGGTGCGCAGGCAAAAGTAATCAACGGTGATCGCGGGCGCATGAGTGCGAAACAGGTGGAAGAAAATATAAACGCAACATTCGACTGGCTGACGAGAACACGTTTGGTGAGTATAGAAAATACAGCGAATCGTGCGGGAGGAAGTTTTTATTCCTTCGAACAAATGAAATCTATTGGTGATGTTGCCAAAAAACACGGATTAAAATATCATCTTGATGGTGCGCGCATTTTCAATGCAATTGCAGAAGCAGAATATTCTCCTTCGCAGATCGGCCCGCTTTTCGATTCTATTTCCGTTTGTCTTTCGAAAGGATTGGGAACTCCTGCGGGATCTGTTCTGCTCGGATCGAAAGAATTCATCCGTCATGCGCGTCGCGTGCGGAAAGTTTTCGGAGGAGGAATGCGACAGGCGGGATTTCTGGCTGCTGCAGGAATTTATGCGCTCGATCATCATACCGAGCGATTGAAAGAAGATCACAAACGTGCAAAGATCATTGGAGAAACGCTCTCGAAACTTTCTTTTGTAACCAACGTTCTTCCCGTTGACACGAACATCATTATTTTCTCGCTCGATGATAAAATGCCGGGCGAAAAATTTGTTGAACAACTTTCGGCGAATGAGATCAAGTCGGTGGGATTCGGAAAACAAACGATACGTTTTGTAACGCATCTTGATTTTACGGATGAGATGCTGGAGAAGACGGTGGATGTTTTGAAGAAGATTCGGTAGACGGTTGTTAGTTGTCAGTTGTTAGTGGCAGTTGTATTAATTTCAACACAACTGCCACTGACAACTGCCGCTTACAACTGGCAACCTCTTCTCCTTATTTCCAGAATTCACTAATTCTTATTTTATTTTTTTCTCTTTTTTCGCGGAAGAAGAACTGGAACAATTCGTGGAACCACACTCTTTTTCCAATACGCGTGTACCAGCGCATAGCATCACGCAGGCGTGCATCGCGATGAAAAAATAACCGCATTACCGCTTTCGGCCGCGATTGCATGATCACTTCGATGAGCTTTACATAGAGAATAACGAGCCAGGGTGGAAGATTTTCGGTGGCGAGCACCTGGTGTTTGTAATCCCATTTGCGCTGATCTGTAATAATAATTTTTTTGTGTTTAATCTCTTCGAAGTATGGCGTCCACTTGTGCGGAGTTACGTAGAGCAACTGAACCTGGTCGGGATCGTAGGAAATTAACTGGCGGAGACTCCTGTAAAAATCTTTTGTTGTTTCTTCGCCGAAACCAACCACGTAAGTGGCCATGGAAAGAATATTATTTTTCCTCAGCAAACGGATCGCTTCACGATCGTTTGAAATTTTTCCGGCTTTCTTAATTTTCTCGAGTACGACTTCGTCATAATTCTCTATGCCGAGGAGAAAACGTTCGAAACCGGCCTTCTTGTATAGCGGCAACAGATCGGCGTCACGCACAATATTATCGGCGCGTACGGAACCAACGAGAATGAGCGGAAGATTTTCTGCGATAAGTGCAATTAAAAATTCTTTCCATGCTTTTTTGTCAGTCGCAGGATTTTCATCGGCAAAGTTGATCACTTCAATTCCGAACTTATGATGAAGCATGGCAATTTCTTTTGCGAGCAATTGCGGATCACGATGTCTCCATTTTTTCCAGAATAAACTTTGTCCGCAATAACTACAGGGATACGGACATCCTCTCGAGAACTGTATGACAACCGCTTTTCTTTTCCCCCAATAGGTGTAGTTGTAATTTCCCATCAACTCCCATCCTACCCTGTACAGATCCAGGTCTCTTATCATTTCGGCAGGAATAGTTCTGAATGGTAAACCGTTTTTTTGTAATGCAATTCCTTTTACCTTTTCCGGAGCAATATTTTTTTCAATTGCGTTCACAAGATTTACAATTGTCTCTTCGCCTTCGCCACAAACAATAAAATCTATTTGCGGGTCGTCGCGCAGAATTTCATTCCAGTGATACGTCGGAAAAACTCCACCGATAATAATTTTTATTTCCCTGTTATTATTTTTGATGATTTTTGTCAATGAAGAAATGACGGGCTGGGCCGAAGTGGAACCGGAATGGCCGAGCAGAACGAGTTGAGGGCCGTACTTCGCAGTTTCATCTACGATCTCATTAAATTTCATCGGCGCAAAATCGGCGTCAAGCAATTTCACTTCATGGCCGTGATCGATGAGCGGGCCACCGATCGACAGAAGCCCAAGCGGTGGAAGATGCTCATGTGGCATACGGCTGCCGATAGACAAGTGAGGCGGGTTGATCAATAAAATGCGCATGTTGTGTTATTATACAACCTGTTTCCATTCCTCCGCGTGAAATTCCTTCAGCGTATTTTTTATCCTGAGTCCGAAAATTGAAATGGCTCCGCTCATGAGCATGAAACCTGGAATGAAAATTTCCCAGCGGAATGATTGTGGAATAAAACCTTCTGCTTCGCTGAAGAGATCTTTTCGCTGAGAAAATGTCCACACCCCTTTATCGCTGTGGTGAGCAAGTACGAAAGTGATATAATCGGCAACGAAAGAATAAAGCACGAGAGCACAACCGGCGAATAGAATGAGTCGCTCGATCGATCTCATCTTTAAATTTATTTTTGCCGGGTTCCACACAACTATCATTGCATAAAAAATAAGTAGTGCAGAGATCAGGCACGGGCAAATGACCGGTGATATCCACGGAACAGGGATGAGAAAAAGCACATCGAACGTGAGCAGCGATTTCGGCCAGCCGAGCAATACGTAGAGAAAAACGTAATAGAAAATATCCCAGATGGCAAAGCAGTAGATGAAGAACGCGAATCGCTGCAAACGGTTTTCACCAACAAGAATTCCAATCCCGGCGAGCATGATGATCGTAGCGATCTCGCGGAAAAATTCGGTGATAGCAATGTCTTTCCCTATTGGTAAAAGCGGAAAATCAAACCCGTTCGGATAATAATGTTTTCGGATATAAACGACCACTGCCGTTTCGAGGTAACCCATGGCAATACTGAAAATGGTAAGCCAGGTTATTTTTTTTGTGAGTGAGAGGTGCATGTTGTGGTTATTGAGTTATTGGGTTATGAGTTTCCTGATTTTATTATGAATGAAAAAAAGTAAGGCGAATCCGAAAATCCCGAAAGAACAATCTACAAATGTCCACATGATCGGAATTCCACGAATGGGCCCGCAGATGAACGCAAGCAGAAGCACGCCACCGCACGCGACCATGCCCGTGCGTATTACCCACACATTAGCGACCGGATCTTTCCACGCTCCAATGAAAAAAAGAGCAATAACAAGATGCGCGAAAGCGAGCCAGTCATAACCGTACAGCAAATAAGATTTGGTCTGATCGACTTCATCGAGCGAAGCAGAAACTTTCACCAGCCAGTTGTAAATTGTTTCCGGAATAATATTCCCGGCACAAAGCAGAACATGCAATTCGCTTACCGTCGGAAATGCAGTGAGTCCGCTGAGGACGAGCAGTACGATGAAGAGTCCGATCAGTTTACGAATGGTTTTTAGTTCAGTCTTTTTAGTTTCCATATTTCAAAGTTCTTTGTTTTACAAAGTAAAACGCTAAAAAATATATTTTATTATTTCTTACCAGACTTTCTGATGAGTTTTTCGAGTGAATTGAGATGGTCATTGAAAGCTTTTTTGCCGGCAGATGTGACGGCGTACGAAGTATTCGGTTTGCGGTTAACGAATTGTTTGATCACAGCAACATATCCTTCTTTCTCCAGTGCAGAAAGGTGACTCGCAAGATTGCCGTCGGTCACTGAGAGCAATTCCTTTAATCGTGTGAATTCTACATTGTCGTTCACCATAAGTACCGACATGATCCCAAGACGTATCCTGTTTTCAAAAGTCTTATTGAATTTCTGCAGGTAATCGTTTCCCATCTTCCCCCTATTTCCTTTCGTATTTTATCCAGAGCACTATTCCGTAAACGATATGCAACACCCCGAATCCGGCGGCCCAGAAAAAAAGTCCGTGGGCAACGAATGCGGTAGCAATTAATCCGAGTATGATCTCGCAGATCCCGAGATAGCGAATGTCATTCAGCGTGTATTTGCCGGCGTTAAGCAATGCGAGTCCGTAAAAAATAAGTGTAGCAGGCGCAATCAGTAGCACATCGCCGTAATAAAGGAGTGCGATGCAGAACGCTCCACCGGTGGCAAGTGGAATAAAAAGATTGATAAGCATTCTCCATGCGATAGCGTCGAGTAATTTCAATCCGGCTTTTTTTGCTTTTCGCGCCGAGAAGAACCATCCTGCGAAAAGAGAGGCGATGAGAACGGATCCGGCATCTATAAAAAAGAAACGGTAAAAACGGAATTCAACTTCATTCTGCCGCATTGAAATATTTTCTGCCGCAAAATCCACGTAAATAAATTTCCAGGCAAGCCCCGCACCGACCAGCGCAAATATTCCCGCACAAATACCCGACAAACCGCTGAGTGACAAAAACCGGGATGACCTGTTCATAAGGTCGCGCATTTCCCCGAGCGCTTTGAGTTGTTCTTCCTGTTCCTGCATGAAGGGCTTGTTTACTTTGCCGTACAAAGTATGGAAAGAAATTTCATAAAAGCAAGAAAATTTTAATTATTTACTAATTATGAGCAGAAACCGGTTACGGATTTATCCGAACACTATCAATTAGTGCGGAAGCGGAATTTGTGTTCTTTCAACTCTTCATTCGCCTTGAGAATTTTCGATTTCAGGTTCTCTTTGAATTTCAAAATTTCGTCCAGCATTTTATCATCACCGGCAGCGAGGATCTGCACAGCAAGAATTCCGGCATTTTGTCCGCCATCGACACCCACGGTTGCAACCGGAATTCCGGGAGGCATTTGCACAATGGAAAGCAGCGAATCCCATCCATCGAGAGAAATAGAAGAACGACAGGGAACACCGATCACCGGAACAGGAGTAAGTGCGGCAACTACACCGGGAAGATGAGCTGCGCCTCCCGCGCCTGCAATGATCACGCGCACGCCGCGCCGGTGTGCTTCTTTCGCAAATTCCAAAACTTGTTCCGGAACACGATGAGCAGAAAGCGCGTTGATCTCGAATGGAACCTGGAACTGATCAAGAATTTTTGCGGCTTCCTGCATAACGGGCATGTCGGAAGTACTGCCCATGATGATACTGACTTTTGGCTGCATAATGGAGTTGATTAGATCGTAAAATTACTCCTTTATCAACTCGGTTCGCTTGTAATCAGTACAAAAAACATTCGCCGGTTTATCACCTTTCAAGGGAAATCCTAAAAACTGAAAAGAAAATTTTTTCCTTCATTTTTCCGTGAACTCTGTTTTGAAAAAGAAGTGCTATGATTTCCGGAGTCCCCTTCGCCTATGCACTCGACAATCTTCGGACTTTTCGATACACTGAACATTCTATTCGATAACCTGCGTGTTGATCTTCCTTCGTAAGAAATTTATTTTGTCATCTTAGTGCATTGAATTATTTCATGATGCCGTAATGAAAATAACTCACGACAGAATAAAAATCCCGCTATGAAAACAATTTTTCTCTTCTTCCTTTTTCCAGTCGCTCTCCTTTCGCAGCAAACTGTTTTTCAGAAAAATTTCAATCAACTGTCGTATGATTGTTTCCGGGCGATCGCTTCAACTTCGGACGGCGGATATCTCATAGCCGGGGAAACCAATTCGAACGGTAATGGCGGACTCGATGTGTGGGTTATTAAAACTGATGCAAACGGTGATACTTTATGGACGCGCATGATAGGCGGACCACAAACGGACAGAGCTCATGCGGTTGCGGAAATAAATGGTGAATACCTCGTGCAGGGAACCACCAATTCATTCGGATCAGGAAGACTTGATCTTTTTCTTGTGAAACTGAATTCTGCCGGCGATACCATTTTCACAAGAACTTACGGCTCTGCCCTAGATGAATCGGTGATCATTCCAACCAGCCACATCATTCCTTCCTGGAATGGCGGATATGTTTTTACAGGACTCGCTTATTCCGACACGACACTGATGAACAATAATGCTTACGTGGTTTGTACAGATTCTTCCGGAAATGTAGTGTGGGCAAATATCTATACCGGCATTGGAAATTCATTCAGCAATTCCATTCAGCGGACAACAGATTCTTCTTATGTTTTTGCTGCCGGAGGATCGCTGAGTACTGCTGCTGCGGATTATATTCTTACAAAAATTGACCGCAATGGAAATGTGATCTGGTGTCGCGATTATGATACACAGGGCGGAGTGGATTGGGCGATGAATGTGCAAACCACTGCTGACAGCGGCTACATTATGTTCGGCATGACCGATGAATCGAATTTATATGCAAGCATAGGAATTATCAGAACCGATTCGAATGGTGTCATCGAGTGGGCAAAAGAATATAAATACCCGACGCATGGTACGTGGATAAATGATGCTGTAAAATTCTCCGATGCCTCCTACATCGTTGCGGGTTACATACAGGAAACAAATTCGAATGATCTGAATGCTTTTCTGATGGAAGTGGATTTCAATGGAGATACCGTATGGACCAGAAAATTCGGAAGCGTAACAGGGCACGATGAAATGAGTTCTGTGCAGGTGGCCGTCGATAATGGCATTATAGCCGCAGGTTATTCTATCGGCTTCGGAAACGGATCATTCGACGGCTATCTTGTAAAAACAAATTCCATGGGTGAAGAATTCTGCAATGATTTGCCCGACACCATGATCATCAGCAACGTAAGTTTTTCGGATACACTTTGTTATCCCGGCGTAGTGAGTTTGGGCGTGAGCCATTCTTCATCACCGGGCATACTTTCAGGATGCGGCAATTATACTTCGCTTTGTTTTTCTCCCGCATCGGTGAATGAAGAACAACAACAGATTTCTTTTTCTTTATTTCCCGATCCGGCCATTGGCGAAATAAATATTGAAATAAAAAATACGAATGAAAATTATCTCGCAAACATCACTGACGTTTCCGGAAGAATAATTCTTTCACCAGTTGAATTTTCAAAGAACATACAAATTAACATTTCATCGCTGAGTCCCGGCATTTATTTTGTGCAGATTATGAGTGAGAACAAACACGTCGTTGCAATAAAGAAGCTGATCGTAGAATAAAATCATTCATTTACCGAAATCGGTAAGAAGAGTCCGTTCATCGAAAAACCAATTTAAACACTCAGTGCTTCCTTAACTTTATATACAAATCCTATCGGCAATGAAATCGTATGAAACCATGAGTGAAGCGGTGAATGACCTGGTGAAACGGGGTTACGATCACGACTTTAATATTGAAAAGGAATTTCTTATTTGCGAAGCGGAAAATTTCCGTCTATCTCCCGATGAATTCTGCATTGATGAAATTTATCGTTTTGAAGGAGATACCGATCCCGGCGATGAGAATATCGTTTACGCGATCAGCTCAGAGAAAAAAGGGGTCAAAGGAATTCTTGTCAATGCATTCGGCCCTTACACCGACAGTCTTTCAGCAGAGATCGTAGCAAAACTTGCGAACCGGAATTGATGCGCATCACCGGATCATTTTATCCCGCATAAAAATCTGAGGCCAGAAATTTCGATGGATTCGTTGAAGCGATCCTGTCGAATGAAGAAACTGAAATATTATTCGTTGCATCCATATTCATCAGCGCCTGTTTCAGTTCATCGCGCAGAAAAGCTTCGTCTTTATTTTTCTCTACCACGAAAAAATCTGTTCCGAAAAGAATTTTATCACCGAGTAATTTATTATTCGCATCGTTGATGTCGTCGTGAATAGTTTTGAAAATGCGCGTGTCGTTCAGCGAAAAGGAAACATCCGTGTACACGTTGTTATTGCCCGCCACCATTTCGCGGACAGTGGTGTACCATCTTGCTCTCGGAACAATTTTATCTTCTCCACCGTAATGCGCGAGATTTATTTTCAGATTTGGAAATAGTTCAAGCACTTTTTTGTAATTGAAAGGTTCGGTGAAATTCCACTGATATTTTGCCGGATCAGTTTCTTTCAGATTGTGAAACTCATTCGGAAATCTCGGCGGAGGAAATCCATTCAGCTTCCCGCGATAATGAATCACTCCGTCAATGCAATGATAAGTGACTGGCACGTTGTGATCCGATGCCCATAGGTAAAGTTCATCGAGCCGCTCATCAAAAGGATAATAACCCAGTGCAGGATACATTTTCAGTCCCACGAATCCCGATCTTTCAAAATACGGTTTCACCCAATTGAGAATATCATTTCCATTTTGAAATTCACGACGACGCGGATCAACAAATAAAAACGGGAGAAGGATATTCGCAAAATTATCTTTCGCACGCAGGCGGATGATCTCGTCGAGTTGCGTGTTGTAATTGCTCAGTGGTTTTCCCGCGCCCATCTGCTCCATATCCATCGGCAGAATTACAAAACGCACATCGCCCCATCCTTTGTAATAATCGCGCAACTGGTTGAAAATAACTTCCTGGCTTTTTCCCAAACCTATCTCAGCAAACTTCGCAACGCGTTCGTATTTTTTATTGACCGCACCCGACAAAAATAATTTCGCAAACTTTCCGATAGACTGGCTCACGGGATATTCCGCCAGGAATTTCATGATCGGCAACCCGACAACATTGTTCGGAACATATTGCGCAGTGAAAATGTGGGTGTGGGCGTTGTAGTATTTCATTTTTTATTTTACATTTTTTATTCTTCTATTCCTTCGGTTTCACACTCGTTCTTATATTCAGTAAACGCACAAGAAGATTGAACCAGTTATCGGCTCCGTAACCGAGTGCGCCTATCGTGATCATCCATCCGAAGATCATGAGAATTAAATTCTGCGATTCGGGTTTCGGCCAGCCGATTGGAAGATCCAGCAAACCCGATTCGGTATAAGCTGTTTTTATCCGGTCCACATTTTTTTTCACGAGATCTTTCACCGCAGAATCAGTTTGTATCACTTTATTGAGCGAGTCCTGTTGCTGTTGCTTGTGAATATACTGATCGGCATTCTGCACAATATTCAGCCGGAGATTTTTATCGGCGAATAATTGTTTCGCAATGTGAATGGAATCAATATTGAAACTGATGGTGACGACAGCGGAAATAACAAGCAGCGAGCGCGTGATACTTTTTTTGTACCAAGTGGAAGTGGCCATCATATAATTACCATACCACGATTTTATTTTCGCGCGCAGCGTTTCATAATCGGCGGCGCCGAATGCAAATGTCCTTAGCAATTGTTTCAGGTCGCTTTCTTTGAGTTGATCGGTTCCCTGAAGGAACTGGCTGAAAATTTCTTTACCTCCATTCTCGAGAGGCGGCGTGAGCAAAGGCTGTTGCACTAAGAATTTTTTCTGATCGCGGTCAAAAGAATATTCCGGAAGTTGATGATCGCTGCGGATCACATCGATGAGTGCATCAGAAAAAATTTCCGCACCTATGTAATGCGGGTAGCGCGTATCGCTCTCGCGCAGGCGGTCGATGAGCGGGTGCGAAAGCAATTTAAAAGTAAAATCCTTGTTGATCGGATCATTGAAAACATCGTTCAGCGCTTTGTAGAGAAATCGCCCGCGCTTGTGCGTGAACAGTTGCCACAATT is a window encoding:
- a CDS encoding long-chain fatty acid--CoA ligase: MSVTRVLDLPEYYLENFGDKEDAFAGKVNGQWVKWSMKKFTETAHQLASGLINSGLQRGDRAVIISNNRPEWNVIDFAVQYSGAVLVPVYPNISGNDLKFILQDSGAKIIFVSNNIVFANAKLACEGLASPPKIFTIQNGGAENISLLIENGKKNPREEVISVIKNETHPDSLLTILYTSGTTGTPKGVMLSHNNLVSNFTTLCDLPPVDHTCRALSFLPLNHIYERMLTYLYLYRGPAIYYAESIETIGDNIRELKPHIFSCVPHLLQKVYNRITAKGLEQKGIKRKLFFWAVQLGEKFEVRKPGNSWWYKLKLSIASKLIFSKWREALGGNVRAMISGGAALEPRLCRIYWAAGLPVLEGYGLTETSPVIAVNNFNPDSICFGTVGPVIKDVTVKFAADGEILVKGPNVMLGYYNRPDATAEALDKDGYFHTGDIGTLVEGRFLKITDRKKEIFKTSGGKYIAPQMIENLLRTSQFVEQSMIIGENQKFPSAIIVPSITFLKDWAKLKGYSIGNTADEIVKNEKVVKRMESVVEKINVQLAQYEKIKKIILLPKEWTVDGGELTPKLSIKRKVILKENESAIENLYKE
- a CDS encoding aminotransferase class I/II-fold pyridoxal phosphate-dependent enzyme, with product MTIDLRSDTVTRPTKGMLDAMFHAKVGDDVFNEDPTVNTLEEKCAKLFSHEAGLFCPSGTMTNQVAIKVHTQPGDEVLCDVSAHIYNFEGGGISFNSGAQAKVINGDRGRMSAKQVEENINATFDWLTRTRLVSIENTANRAGGSFYSFEQMKSIGDVAKKHGLKYHLDGARIFNAIAEAEYSPSQIGPLFDSISVCLSKGLGTPAGSVLLGSKEFIRHARRVRKVFGGGMRQAGFLAAAGIYALDHHTERLKEDHKRAKIIGETLSKLSFVTNVLPVDTNIIIFSLDDKMPGEKFVEQLSANEIKSVGFGKQTIRFVTHLDFTDEMLEKTVDVLKKIR
- the bchE gene encoding magnesium-protoporphyrin IX monomethyl ester anaerobic oxidative cyclase, whose amino-acid sequence is MRILLINPPHLSIGSRMPHEHLPPLGLLSIGGPLIDHGHEVKLLDADFAPMKFNEIVDETAKYGPQLVLLGHSGSTSAQPVISSLTKIIKNNNREIKIIIGGVFPTYHWNEILRDDPQIDFIVCGEGEETIVNLVNAIEKNIAPEKVKGIALQKNGLPFRTIPAEMIRDLDLYRVGWELMGNYNYTYWGKRKAVVIQFSRGCPYPCSYCGQSLFWKKWRHRDPQLLAKEIAMLHHKFGIEVINFADENPATDKKAWKEFLIALIAENLPLILVGSVRADNIVRDADLLPLYKKAGFERFLLGIENYDEVVLEKIKKAGKISNDREAIRLLRKNNILSMATYVVGFGEETTKDFYRSLRQLISYDPDQVQLLYVTPHKWTPYFEEIKHKKIIITDQRKWDYKHQVLATENLPPWLVILYVKLIEVIMQSRPKAVMRLFFHRDARLRDAMRWYTRIGKRVWFHELFQFFFREKREKNKIRISEFWK
- a CDS encoding transcriptional regulator; its protein translation is MGNDYLQKFNKTFENRIRLGIMSVLMVNDNVEFTRLKELLSVTDGNLASHLSALEKEGYVAVIKQFVNRKPNTSYAVTSAGKKAFNDHLNSLEKLIRKSGKK
- the purE gene encoding 5-(carboxyamino)imidazole ribonucleotide mutase; the encoded protein is MQPKVSIIMGSTSDMPVMQEAAKILDQFQVPFEINALSAHRVPEQVLEFAKEAHRRGVRVIIAGAGGAAHLPGVVAALTPVPVIGVPCRSSISLDGWDSLLSIVQMPPGIPVATVGVDGGQNAGILAVQILAAGDDKMLDEILKFKENLKSKILKANEELKEHKFRFRTN
- a CDS encoding T9SS type A sorting domain-containing protein → MKTIFLFFLFPVALLSQQTVFQKNFNQLSYDCFRAIASTSDGGYLIAGETNSNGNGGLDVWVIKTDANGDTLWTRMIGGPQTDRAHAVAEINGEYLVQGTTNSFGSGRLDLFLVKLNSAGDTIFTRTYGSALDESVIIPTSHIIPSWNGGYVFTGLAYSDTTLMNNNAYVVCTDSSGNVVWANIYTGIGNSFSNSIQRTTDSSYVFAAGGSLSTAAADYILTKIDRNGNVIWCRDYDTQGGVDWAMNVQTTADSGYIMFGMTDESNLYASIGIIRTDSNGVIEWAKEYKYPTHGTWINDAVKFSDASYIVAGYIQETNSNDLNAFLMEVDFNGDTVWTRKFGSVTGHDEMSSVQVAVDNGIIAAGYSIGFGNGSFDGYLVKTNSMGEEFCNDLPDTMIISNVSFSDTLCYPGVVSLGVSHSSSPGILSGCGNYTSLCFSPASVNEEQQQISFSLFPDPAIGEINIEIKNTNENYLANITDVSGRIILSPVEFSKNIQINISSLSPGIYFVQIMSENKHVVAIKKLIVE
- a CDS encoding phosphoribosylpyrophosphate synthetase; protein product: MKSYETMSEAVNDLVKRGYDHDFNIEKEFLICEAENFRLSPDEFCIDEIYRFEGDTDPGDENIVYAISSEKKGVKGILVNAFGPYTDSLSAEIVAKLANRN
- a CDS encoding amidohydrolase family protein, giving the protein MKYYNAHTHIFTAQYVPNNVVGLPIMKFLAEYPVSQSIGKFAKLFLSGAVNKKYERVAKFAEIGLGKSQEVIFNQLRDYYKGWGDVRFVILPMDMEQMGAGKPLSNYNTQLDEIIRLRAKDNFANILLPFLFVDPRRREFQNGNDILNWVKPYFERSGFVGLKMYPALGYYPFDERLDELYLWASDHNVPVTYHCIDGVIHYRGKLNGFPPPRFPNEFHNLKETDPAKYQWNFTEPFNYKKVLELFPNLKINLAHYGGEDKIVPRARWYTTVREMVAGNNNVYTDVSFSLNDTRIFKTIHDDINDANNKLLGDKILFGTDFFVVEKNKDEAFLRDELKQALMNMDATNNISVSSFDRIASTNPSKFLASDFYAG